A stretch of DNA from Spirosoma endbachense:
TTTGTCCCGTGTTTCCTTCCCACTCCGGGGAGCTGTCAGAATGCCAATAACGATACCGGTGATTATTCCTGTTAAAAAATCGCGTGAGCTTCTCATTTTTCTGTTCGTTTTAGGTGATTGGTGATCAATTAGTATTTTGCTTTTTTCTTGACCTGGCTAACAGCGTCCTGGGTTTTTGTGACAGCGCTGTCGACATAGTCGTTATATTGGCTACGGATATTGTCCAGACCCGATTGCAACTGGTCTTGCAAATCTTTAAAGAACGAATCCGACTCAGACGAGATCCGTTTGCGGGTTTTCTTGCCACTTTCGGGAGCTAACAAAACACCAACAATGGCTCCTACTGCTAATCCCACTAAAATTCCGGGTAACGATTTCATGATTGCTTGATTTAGTGTGTGATTCATTACGCCGTTCCTATAGAAAATTTTGTACCAGAACGTCGCAAATGTAATAAGTGTCTGACAGAAAACAAGTTATTGAATGCGCTGAATAAGCCAATACAGATATACTGAGGAGTATTTTCCACAAAGGGCCCCAATAGTTCCTCACCCCATTGTCAGTACAATCTACCATTAATTTTGGGCATTTGCCTGATTGTAGGGGCAAAAAATAGTGACAAAACAAAAAATCCCTACGCTCAACTTGGCGTAGGGATTCCGTACCCACCGTAACTTGTACTTAACCTAAAATGAAACCACCTAAACCTAAATGTACCACCTTGTTAGGTATGTTGTGTATGTCTTTAACCAGAATGGTCTGGCTGAAAAAGGTAAGTTGAAACTAGTACGCCTTAAACCCCTCTTCCCTGAATCAGGCGCAGGATAATTGCAATAACAGCGATAACCAGTAATACGTGTATCAAACTGCCTAACCCAAAGCTATTAAACCCTAAAAAGCCCAGGAGCCAGAGGATAACTAATATAACAGCTATCGTATAGAGCAAATTTCCCATAACGTCAATTGAGTAAATCAGAATTGATTGTCTCGCATTCGTCATTCTTAGTAGAAAAAGTTATGCCAAAAGAACTCAGATTGGCGAAAATGTAACAAAACATAGCTTACAGTGTTGTAAATGAGCCTTTACTATCTCTATCATAATGGTAACTAATCAAAAATAGCCTATAAAAAGGTCGCTATAACTGTGGACTTAATTCTACAGTTGTAGAAATAACGGGGAAAAAAAGCCCATAATACCAATAGAGTTTAGCCATAAATCAAACGTTTCTGTAATTTTTAATGCGCCTTTAAATGCCATAATTCGCCCATTCTCTGCACTTTACTAAGTATATCTACGTGTTCTGAGAAACTGAAATTTTCTTCGGCATAGAATTATATAGAGTATTAATAAATTTAGTCCATTGGATTAAGCGTAGTAAAGCGATGATGGGAGTTAGCACCAGACCGAAGTTCAGGCCGACCATAATGAATCCAGTTTCGAATAACAAGCGGGTTCTAATTATTGACGACGAAGCAGATATTTGTTTATTATTATCAGGCTTGTTAAGAAAGCTAGGATATATTCCAACGTGCGCGCACTTCATTGAAGAAGGGCGTCAGTGTTTGAATACACAACAGTTCGATGCTATTTTCCTGGATTTAAACTTGCCAGATGGATTAGGATTTGACTTGCTGCCGTTTATTAAGCAAGACCAGGCGGAGGCTAAAGTAATCATGATAAGTGCCTTCGATGGGCAGGCCGAACGTAGACGCGCTACTGAGCAGGGTGCTGACTATTTTGTGGGCAAACCCTTCACCCGCCGTTCGGTTGAGCAGGCTTTGCAAACCATTCAGGTTTGAGTATCTTTGTTTACGCAGCCGGAAGTACCTTTCTCGTCCTTTCATTCGTTATTTAGCTGGCATAGGTTGCCCGAATCGGCTGCTACTACTTCATGGAAAAGATTTTAATCGTTGACGATAACAATGATATATGCCTGCTTCTCGAGCGTTTTCTGAGTAAACAGGGTTATAAAACAGCGTCGGTCCAACGGGGTGAGGACGGTCTCATACTGTTACGAAAAGAGCCGTTCGAATTGGTTATCTGTGACTTCAAACTACCTGATATCGACGGCCTGGAAATGTTACGCCGGATAAAGGTATTACATCCAACCACAGCTGTTATTATTATTACCGGCTACTCCGATGTGCGGGTTGCCGTTCAGACGGTAAAGCATGGTGCTTATGATTATGTGACAAAGCCACTTTACCCCGACGAAATCCTTTATACAATCAAGAGTGCTCTCGAACGACGGTTGCAGTCGCTTAACCAACCCGCTGACTCATCCGTTTCTCCAGCCGCTTCTGGCACTGCATCAGCTAAACCAACTTCCGCAAGGTCTGCCACTAAGAGTGTCATTGCACCCGACGGCAAGCGATTTATTTTTGGTAAAAGCCGGGTAGCCGAACAGCTACAGAAACACATCGACCTGATTGCTCCAACCGATATGTCAGTTATCAT
This window harbors:
- a CDS encoding response regulator, with translation MNPVSNNKRVLIIDDEADICLLLSGLLRKLGYIPTCAHFIEEGRQCLNTQQFDAIFLDLNLPDGLGFDLLPFIKQDQAEAKVIMISAFDGQAERRRATEQGADYFVGKPFTRRSVEQALQTIQV
- a CDS encoding lmo0937 family membrane protein; this encodes MGNLLYTIAVILVILWLLGFLGFNSFGLGSLIHVLLVIAVIAIILRLIQGRGV
- a CDS encoding YtxH domain-containing protein is translated as MKSLPGILVGLAVGAIVGVLLAPESGKKTRKRISSESDSFFKDLQDQLQSGLDNIRSQYNDYVDSAVTKTQDAVSQVKKKAKY